The Xiphias gladius isolate SHS-SW01 ecotype Sanya breed wild chromosome 7, ASM1685928v1, whole genome shotgun sequence genome window below encodes:
- the LOC120792180 gene encoding guanylate cyclase soluble subunit beta-2-like isoform X1: MYGFINTCLKSLVVEKFGEETWVKLRDEAGARDTFLTYEVYKDEITIQLVSAACTLLGAKPEVVLRQFGEHFFEFCKRSGYDHMLRTLGGDLFEFTENLDALHSYLALSYKEMNAPSFRVERNPDGTMLLHYYSDRRGLCHIVPGIIGAVAKDFFNSEITMEIVNQLEELERTGKKEHVVFLVTQWPAVAAARSSVASSKTGPFPRTRSLQPLANSCNAMIWIKEAVHPKRSSISFSMNRSHWETIRGLVRLGKGKLLRGFEPVYPMTLNIDLKTFCHAFPFHIVFNEQLVVHQAGVNLQRIVPGLQTTSIHLDQYFSIVHPEVTFTISSIRKFINSPFVLQTRRDTMPEAWKDRPMLQLRGQMIWMPSLGCMLYQASPLLRSLQELEERDMHISDIAPHDVTRDLILLNQQRLAEIELSNQLERKKEELRLLSQHLEEERRKTENLLYAMLPKHVANQLKEGKTVEAGEFRECTVLFSDVVTFTNICSLCEPIQIVHMLNSMYLRFDRLTTVHSVYKVETIGDAYMVVGGVPIPVSSHAERVANFALGMILAAREVINPVTGGPIQCCSCTALVVAFSARFRSAWVSTVVLCWQE, translated from the exons ATG TATGGATTTATTAACACCTGTTTGAAATCGCTGGTAGTTGAGAAGTTTGGCGAGGAGACGTGGGTCAAGCTCAG GGATGAAGCTGGAGCCCGGGATACCTTCCTGACATACGAAGTCTATAAAGACGAAATCACTATACAGTTAGTGTCGGCGGCCTGCACGCTTTTGG GAGCCAAGCCGGAGGTGGTCTTGAGGCAGTTTGGGGAACATTTCTTTGAGTTCTGCAAACGTTCCGGCTACGATCACATGCTGCGGACCTTGGGGGGAGATTTGTTTGAATTCACTGAGAATTTGGATGCACTTCATAGCTACCTCGCCCTCTCCTACAAG GAGATGAATGCACCATCATTTCGTGTAGAGAGGAACCCTGATGGCACCATGCTTCTCCACTATTATTCAGACCGCAGAGGACTATGCCACATCGTTCCTg GAATTATTGGAGCTGTCGCAAAAGATTTTTTCAACAGTGAGATAACGATGGAAATTGTCAACCAGCTCGAGGAGCTGGAGAGAACTGGGAAGAAGGAGCATGTGGTTTTCCTTGTTACACAGTGGccagctgttgctgctgctagGTCCAGTGTGGCCAGCAGTAAAACTGGGCCTTTTCCGAGGACCCGGTCCCTCCAGCCTTTGGCTAACAGCTGTAATGCCATGATCTGGATCAAAGAG gcTGTTCATCCAAAGAGATCCAGTATCAGTTTCTCCATGAACAGGAGTCACTGGGAGACAATTAGGGGGCTGGTTCGCCTTGGGAAAG GCAAACTATTGAGGGGCTTTGAGCCAGTGTATCCTATGACCCTTAACATTGATCTGAAGACTTTCTGCCATGCTTTTCCTTTCCATATAGTCTTCAAtgagcag CTGGTGGTGCACCAGGCGGGGGTGAACCTCCAGAGGATTGTCCCTGGGCTCCAGACCACGAGCATCCATCTGGACCAGTACTTCAGCATCGTGCATCCCGAGGTCACCTTCACCATCTCCAGCATCAGGAAGTTCATCAACAGCCCCTTTGTCCTGCAGACACGCAGGGACACAATGCCTGAAGCGTGGAAGGACAGGCCTATGCTGCAGCTCAGAG GTCAGATGATCTGGATGCCCTCCCTGGGCTGTATGCTCTATCaagcctctcctctcctgagAAGCCTTCAGGAGTTGGAGGAGAGAGACATGCACATTTCTGACATCGCACCGCACGACGTCACCCGCGACCTCATCCTGCTCAATCAGCAGCGGCTGGCAGAAATCGAGCTGTCTAATCagctggagaggaagaaagaggagctCCGCCTCCTGTCTCAgcacctggaggaggagaggagaaagaccGAGAACTTGCTGTACGCCATGCTGCCCAAGCATGTAGCCAACCAGCTCAAAGAGGGCAAGACAGTAGAAGCAG GTGAATTTAGAGAGTGCACCGTACTGTTCAGTGATGTGGTGACCTTCACGAATATCTGCTCCCTGTGTGAACCCATCCAAATTGTCCACATGCTTAACTCCATGTACCTCCGGTTCGACCGACTCACAACTGTGCACAGTGTTTACAAG GTTGAAACTATAGGCGATGCCTATATGGTGGTAGGTGGGGTTCCTATACCTGTCTCCAGCCATGCTGAGAGGGTGGCCAACTTTGCCCTGGGTATGATTTTGGCTGCCAGGGAGGTTATTAACCCTGTGACAGGAGGACCCATTCAG TGCTGTTCCTGCACAGCACTTGTCGTGGCTTTCTCTGCTCGTTTTAGATCCGCGTGGGTCTCCACAGTGGTCCTGTGCTGGCAGGAGTAG
- the LOC120792180 gene encoding guanylate cyclase soluble subunit beta-2-like isoform X2 has protein sequence MNAPSFRVERNPDGTMLLHYYSDRRGLCHIVPGIIGAVAKDFFNSEITMEIVNQLEELERTGKKEHVVFLVTQWPAVAAARSSVASSKTGPFPRTRSLQPLANSCNAMIWIKEAVHPKRSSISFSMNRSHWETIRGLVRLGKGKLLRGFEPVYPMTLNIDLKTFCHAFPFHIVFNEQLVVHQAGVNLQRIVPGLQTTSIHLDQYFSIVHPEVTFTISSIRKFINSPFVLQTRRDTMPEAWKDRPMLQLRGQMIWMPSLGCMLYQASPLLRSLQELEERDMHISDIAPHDVTRDLILLNQQRLAEIELSNQLERKKEELRLLSQHLEEERRKTENLLYAMLPKHVANQLKEGKTVEAGEFRECTVLFSDVVTFTNICSLCEPIQIVHMLNSMYLRFDRLTTVHSVYKVETIGDAYMVVGGVPIPVSSHAERVANFALGMILAAREVINPVTGGPIQCCSCTALVVAFSARFRSAWVSTVVLCWQE, from the exons ATGAATGCACCATCATTTCGTGTAGAGAGGAACCCTGATGGCACCATGCTTCTCCACTATTATTCAGACCGCAGAGGACTATGCCACATCGTTCCTg GAATTATTGGAGCTGTCGCAAAAGATTTTTTCAACAGTGAGATAACGATGGAAATTGTCAACCAGCTCGAGGAGCTGGAGAGAACTGGGAAGAAGGAGCATGTGGTTTTCCTTGTTACACAGTGGccagctgttgctgctgctagGTCCAGTGTGGCCAGCAGTAAAACTGGGCCTTTTCCGAGGACCCGGTCCCTCCAGCCTTTGGCTAACAGCTGTAATGCCATGATCTGGATCAAAGAG gcTGTTCATCCAAAGAGATCCAGTATCAGTTTCTCCATGAACAGGAGTCACTGGGAGACAATTAGGGGGCTGGTTCGCCTTGGGAAAG GCAAACTATTGAGGGGCTTTGAGCCAGTGTATCCTATGACCCTTAACATTGATCTGAAGACTTTCTGCCATGCTTTTCCTTTCCATATAGTCTTCAAtgagcag CTGGTGGTGCACCAGGCGGGGGTGAACCTCCAGAGGATTGTCCCTGGGCTCCAGACCACGAGCATCCATCTGGACCAGTACTTCAGCATCGTGCATCCCGAGGTCACCTTCACCATCTCCAGCATCAGGAAGTTCATCAACAGCCCCTTTGTCCTGCAGACACGCAGGGACACAATGCCTGAAGCGTGGAAGGACAGGCCTATGCTGCAGCTCAGAG GTCAGATGATCTGGATGCCCTCCCTGGGCTGTATGCTCTATCaagcctctcctctcctgagAAGCCTTCAGGAGTTGGAGGAGAGAGACATGCACATTTCTGACATCGCACCGCACGACGTCACCCGCGACCTCATCCTGCTCAATCAGCAGCGGCTGGCAGAAATCGAGCTGTCTAATCagctggagaggaagaaagaggagctCCGCCTCCTGTCTCAgcacctggaggaggagaggagaaagaccGAGAACTTGCTGTACGCCATGCTGCCCAAGCATGTAGCCAACCAGCTCAAAGAGGGCAAGACAGTAGAAGCAG GTGAATTTAGAGAGTGCACCGTACTGTTCAGTGATGTGGTGACCTTCACGAATATCTGCTCCCTGTGTGAACCCATCCAAATTGTCCACATGCTTAACTCCATGTACCTCCGGTTCGACCGACTCACAACTGTGCACAGTGTTTACAAG GTTGAAACTATAGGCGATGCCTATATGGTGGTAGGTGGGGTTCCTATACCTGTCTCCAGCCATGCTGAGAGGGTGGCCAACTTTGCCCTGGGTATGATTTTGGCTGCCAGGGAGGTTATTAACCCTGTGACAGGAGGACCCATTCAG TGCTGTTCCTGCACAGCACTTGTCGTGGCTTTCTCTGCTCGTTTTAGATCCGCGTGGGTCTCCACAGTGGTCCTGTGCTGGCAGGAGTAG
- the cep57 gene encoding centrosomal protein of 57 kDa isoform X2, with product METLSKTAAADASREKEFCPPPPPPSGIAPGSLSLPSHKEYPAHRPFINTLVHHTPQARTHQSCRPSLPSKAFPETSSAAILSALRNLQDKIRRLELEKGHAELGPQTVGKDAQHTHLQSGKVTQRLLNNQTDTERQMRDPSNCNQVLITHLAAAESRCVKLERQLDHMRRMLRNAKADRNGLVKQQVSTDTAKLADRQTDRVSEHAQLEKLERLEQEYLRLTRTQNNAEMKICELERKLQEEEHQRKLIQDKANQIQTGLEANRILLQSVSPGLSTTQSKEKSNSKSVGCSHSVRANVQSVLSLLKRHQPRLCNSRVLSNNADSSETVNRRHSDSFSSSSSTSGEELSELLQALQEELRLMSMEQDELTRQLEDGVSEQERRELQREQERLLLKMERKGEQISKLCKHKTQIKKLRKEAVSRRNSRNEVRVTTTVSTRGRSAGAVKIRPGERSKRNLRLLREMKALQTSLRT from the exons ATGGAGACTCTGTCAAAAACAGCCGCTGCCGATGCTTCGCGGGAGAAG gAGTTCTGTcctccaccacccccacccAGTGGAATAGCACCTGGCAGCCTGTCCCTGCCATCTCATAAAGAGTATCCTGCTCACCGTCCCTTCATCAACACACTTGTGCATCACACACCCCAGGCACGCACACATCAGTCATGTCGCCCATCATTACCCAGCAAGGCATTCCCAGAGACCAGCAGTGCAG cgaTCTTATCTGCTTTGAGGAACCTCCAGGATAAGATCAGGAGGTTGGAGTTGGAGAAAGGACACGCAGAACTTGGTCCGCAAACTGTAGGCAAAgacgcacaacacacacatctgcagaGTGGGAAAGTCACACAGAGACTCTTAAAtaatcagacagacacagagagacaaatgaGGGACCCGTCCAACTGTAACCAAG TGTTGATCACCCACCTTGCTGCTGCCGAGTCTCGCTGTGTGAAGCTGGAGCGACAGCTGGATCACATGAGGAGGATGTTGCGCAATGCGAAGGCAGACAGGAACGGCCTGGTCAAACAACAG GTTTCCACAGATACAGCCAAGTTAGCTGATCGACAGACTGACAGAGTGTCTGAGCATGCCCAGTTGGAGAAGCTGGAGCGACTGGAGCAGGAGTATCTCAGGCTAACACGCACACAGAACAATGCTGAG ATGAAGATTTGTGAGTTAGAGAGGAaactgcaggaggaggagcaccAGAGAAAGCTCATCCAGGATAAGGCCAACCAG atACAGACAGGTTTGGAGGCCAATAGGATCCTGCTGCAGTCAGTGTCACCTGGCCTGTCCACCACACAGTCCAAAGAGAAGTCCAACTCAAAG TCAGTAGGCTGCAGCCACTCAGTCAGAGCAAACGTACAGTCAGTTTTGTCTCTCCTGAAGCGACACCAGCCACGCCTCTGCAACAGCCGCGTCCTCTCTAACAACGCCGACAGCTCTGAGACAGTTAACCGCAGGCATTCAGAcagtttctcttcttcctcctccactagTGGGGAGGAGCTGTCAGAGCTGCTGCAAGCTCTACAGGAGGAGCTGCGACTCATGAGCAT ggaGCAGGACGAGTTGACGAGGCAGTTGGAGGACGGTGTGTCGGAACAGGAAAGAAGAGAACTTcagagggagcaggagaggctgctgctgaaaatggagaggaagggagagcaGATCAGTAAgctctgcaaacacaaaaccCAG ATAAAGAAGTTAAGAAAGGAAGCCGTTTCTAGGCGTAACAGTAGGAATGAGGTAAGAGTTACTACCACAGTGTCCACAAGAGGCCGCTCTGCTGGAGCAGTCAAAATCAGACCAGGCGAGAGAAGCAAGAGGAATCTGAGGCTGCTGAGGGAAATGAAAGCTCTGCAGACCTCACTACGGACCTGA
- the cep57 gene encoding centrosomal protein of 57 kDa isoform X1, with translation METLSKTAAADASREKEFCPPPPPPSGIAPGSLSLPSHKEYPAHRPFINTLVHHTPQARTHQSCRPSLPSKAFPETSSAAILSALRNLQDKIRRLELEKGHAELGPQTVGKDAQHTHLQSGKVTQRLLNNQTDTERQMRDPSNCNQVLITHLAAAESRCVKLERQLDHMRRMLRNAKADRNGLVKQQVSTDTAKLADRQTDRVSEHAQLEKLERLEQEYLRLTRTQNNAEMKICELERKLQEEEHQRKLIQDKANQIQTGLEANRILLQSVSPGLSTTQSKEKSNSKKFSPQQSTYTQPHYRLSLRDVPFVAGTSVGCSHSVRANVQSVLSLLKRHQPRLCNSRVLSNNADSSETVNRRHSDSFSSSSSTSGEELSELLQALQEELRLMSMEQDELTRQLEDGVSEQERRELQREQERLLLKMERKGEQISKLCKHKTQIKKLRKEAVSRRNSRNEVRVTTTVSTRGRSAGAVKIRPGERSKRNLRLLREMKALQTSLRT, from the exons ATGGAGACTCTGTCAAAAACAGCCGCTGCCGATGCTTCGCGGGAGAAG gAGTTCTGTcctccaccacccccacccAGTGGAATAGCACCTGGCAGCCTGTCCCTGCCATCTCATAAAGAGTATCCTGCTCACCGTCCCTTCATCAACACACTTGTGCATCACACACCCCAGGCACGCACACATCAGTCATGTCGCCCATCATTACCCAGCAAGGCATTCCCAGAGACCAGCAGTGCAG cgaTCTTATCTGCTTTGAGGAACCTCCAGGATAAGATCAGGAGGTTGGAGTTGGAGAAAGGACACGCAGAACTTGGTCCGCAAACTGTAGGCAAAgacgcacaacacacacatctgcagaGTGGGAAAGTCACACAGAGACTCTTAAAtaatcagacagacacagagagacaaatgaGGGACCCGTCCAACTGTAACCAAG TGTTGATCACCCACCTTGCTGCTGCCGAGTCTCGCTGTGTGAAGCTGGAGCGACAGCTGGATCACATGAGGAGGATGTTGCGCAATGCGAAGGCAGACAGGAACGGCCTGGTCAAACAACAG GTTTCCACAGATACAGCCAAGTTAGCTGATCGACAGACTGACAGAGTGTCTGAGCATGCCCAGTTGGAGAAGCTGGAGCGACTGGAGCAGGAGTATCTCAGGCTAACACGCACACAGAACAATGCTGAG ATGAAGATTTGTGAGTTAGAGAGGAaactgcaggaggaggagcaccAGAGAAAGCTCATCCAGGATAAGGCCAACCAG atACAGACAGGTTTGGAGGCCAATAGGATCCTGCTGCAGTCAGTGTCACCTGGCCTGTCCACCACACAGTCCAAAGAGAAGTCCAACTCAAAG AAATTTTCACCACAGCAGTCGACCTACACACAGCCACACTATAGACTGAGCCTCAGAGACGTGCCTTTTGTTGCTGGAACG TCAGTAGGCTGCAGCCACTCAGTCAGAGCAAACGTACAGTCAGTTTTGTCTCTCCTGAAGCGACACCAGCCACGCCTCTGCAACAGCCGCGTCCTCTCTAACAACGCCGACAGCTCTGAGACAGTTAACCGCAGGCATTCAGAcagtttctcttcttcctcctccactagTGGGGAGGAGCTGTCAGAGCTGCTGCAAGCTCTACAGGAGGAGCTGCGACTCATGAGCAT ggaGCAGGACGAGTTGACGAGGCAGTTGGAGGACGGTGTGTCGGAACAGGAAAGAAGAGAACTTcagagggagcaggagaggctgctgctgaaaatggagaggaagggagagcaGATCAGTAAgctctgcaaacacaaaaccCAG ATAAAGAAGTTAAGAAAGGAAGCCGTTTCTAGGCGTAACAGTAGGAATGAGGTAAGAGTTACTACCACAGTGTCCACAAGAGGCCGCTCTGCTGGAGCAGTCAAAATCAGACCAGGCGAGAGAAGCAAGAGGAATCTGAGGCTGCTGAGGGAAATGAAAGCTCTGCAGACCTCACTACGGACCTGA
- the mre11a gene encoding double-strand break repair protein MRE11 isoform X2 — MSSENTLDDENTFKILIATDVHLGYLEKDAIRGNDSYNTLDEILKCAKTNQVDFILLGGDLFHENKPSRRCLHNCITMLRQYCMGDTPIQFNILSDQTVNFNTTQFPWVNYQDENLNISIPVFSIHGNHDDPTGAEGLCALDLLSASGLVNHFGHSQSVERIEISPILMQKGNTKLALYGLGSIPDERLYRIFVNNQVTMLRPKEDQDEWFNLFTIHQNRSKHGPTNYIPEQFLDDFLDLVVWGHEHECLIAPARNEQQLFYVTQPGSSVATSLSPGEATEKHIGLLRVKGRKMNLQKIPLKTVRQFLIQDVVLDDYKDLFTPDTPQVTKKVEDFCYAKVIEMLEEAERERLGCPLTPEKPLIRLRVDYSGGFEAFNTSRFSQKFVDRVANPKDIIHFLRRREQKDDFKDEVNVDYSKLLKTTAVEGLRVEDLVKQYFEAAEQTVQLSLLTEQGMGKAIQEFVDKDEKDAIQELITYQLEKTQRHLQARGVTTEQDIDTEVRRFKDSKKNTTEEENEIREAINRAKAHRLERGDEPLDPDISREFTDVAMDYDEGSVPFPSTTRGRGRGGRGRGGRGRGRGAAASEPKPAGRGRSQKSSATTQSRSIMQAFQASSHRPSQTGATTSYTKDELSIDDSDEDISVMKSARPPPRPATSSSSSSFTKYSSQGQSQSSKGVAFDDSDDDDDEDNPFKGPSHRSRR, encoded by the exons ATGTCCTCTGAGAacacctt GGACGATGAGAATACCTTCAAGATCCTGATTGCTACAGATGTTCACCTCGGTTACCTAGAGAAGGATGCAATCCGCGGCAATGACTCTTATAACACACTGGATGAGATCCTAAAATGTGCCAAGACAAATCAG gTAGATTTCATCCTGCTGGGTGGAGACTTGTTCCATGAGAACAAGCCATCACGGCGATGCCTCCACAACTGCATCACCATGCTCAGACAATACTGCATGGGAGACACGCCCATACAATTCAACATCCTCAGTGACCAGACCGTCAACTTCAACACAACCCA GTTCCCCTGGGTTAACTATCAGGATGAAAACCTGAACATCTCTATTCCTGTGTTCAGCATACATGGCAACCATGATGACCCAACTGGG GCTGAAGGTCTGTGCGCGCTGGATCTGCTAAGTGCTTCTGGTCTGGTCAATCACTTTGGTCACTCCCAGTCAGTGGAGAGGATAGAGATTAGTCCCATTCTCATGCAGAAAGGCAACACGAAGCTGGCATTATATGGTCTcg gtTCTATCCCAGATGAGCGCTTGTACAGGATATTTGTCAACAACCAGGTAACCATGCTTCGACCCAAAGAAGACCAAGATGAGTGGTTTAACCTCTTCACCATCCACCAGAAcag GAGTAAGCACGGTCCCACAAACTACATTCCCGAGCAGTTCCTCGATGACTTTCTTGACCTGGTGGTGTGGGGACACGAGCACGAATGTTTGATAGCACCCGCCAGAAATGAACAACAGCTCTTCTACGTAACCCAGCCTGGCAGCTCTGTAGCGACCTCCCTGTCCCCCGGAGAGGCTACCGAGaa GCACATAGGGCTTCTGAGGGTGAAGGGTCGTAAAATGAACCTGCAAAAGATCCCCCTAAAGACGGTGCGTCAATTCTTAATCCAGGATGTGGTGCTGGATGACTACAAAGACCTCTTCACACCTGATACACCCCAGGTCACAAAGAAGGTGGAGGACTTTTGCTATGCAAAG GTCATAGAGATGTTAGAAGAAGCCGAAAGAGAAAGGCTTGGATGTCCACTTACCCCAGAGAAACCCCTTATTCGCCTGAGG GTGGATTACAGTGGAGGCTTTGAGGCGTTCAACACTTCTCGCTTCAGTCAGAAGTTTGTGGACCGCGTGGCCAACCCAAAAGACATCATTCACTTTCTCAGACGCCGTGAGCAAAAGGATGACTTCAAAG ATGAGGTCAATGTTGACTACAGCAAGCTGTTAAAAACCACAGCAGTTGAGGGACTGAGAGTGGAGGACCTGGTTAAACAGTACTTTGAGGCAGCTGAGcag ACCGTACAGCTGTCGCTGCTGACCGAGCAGGGCATGGGGAAGGCAATTCAGGAGTTTGTAGACAAAGATGAGAAAGATGCCATCCAAGAGCTGATCACTTACCAGCTAGAGAAGACACAGCGCCACCTGCAGGCCAGAGGAGTAACTACAGAACAGGATATAGATACAGAG gtCCGGCGATTCAAAGACTCCAAAAAGAACACAACTGAGGAGGAGAATGAAATCAGAGAG gcTATCAACAGAGCCAAAGCTCACAGATTGGAGCGTGGTGATGAGCCTTTAGACCCGGATATATCCAGGGAATTTACTGATGTTGCTATGGACTATGACGAGGGCTCGGTCCCCTTCCCTTCAACCACGCGAGGTAGAGGGCGAGGAGGAAGGGGACGGGGTGGCcgggggagggggagag GTGCAGCTGCCTCAGAACCAAAGCCAGCCGGCCGGGGTCGTTCCCAGAAATCCTCAGCAACAACTCAAAGCAGAAGCATTATGCAAG CATTTCAAGCTTCATCGCATAGACCATCTCAGACTGGAGCCACCACATCTTACACAAAAGATGAG TTGTCCATTGATGACTCAGATGAAGATATCTCTGTCATGAAATCTGCCCGACCCCCTCCAAG ACCAGCAACATCGTCATCGTCGTCATCCTTCACCAAGTACAGCTCGCAGGGCCAGAGCCAGTCATCTAAAGGAGTTGCATTTGAcgacagtgatgatgatgatgatgag gaTAATCCATTCAAAGGCCCCAGCCATCGTTCACGGAGATAA
- the mre11a gene encoding double-strand break repair protein MRE11 isoform X1 — MSSENTLDDENTFKILIATDVHLGYLEKDAIRGNDSYNTLDEILKCAKTNQVDFILLGGDLFHENKPSRRCLHNCITMLRQYCMGDTPIQFNILSDQTVNFNTTQFPWVNYQDENLNISIPVFSIHGNHDDPTGAEGLCALDLLSASGLVNHFGHSQSVERIEISPILMQKGNTKLALYGLGSIPDERLYRIFVNNQVTMLRPKEDQDEWFNLFTIHQNRSKHGPTNYIPEQFLDDFLDLVVWGHEHECLIAPARNEQQLFYVTQPGSSVATSLSPGEATEKHIGLLRVKGRKMNLQKIPLKTVRQFLIQDVVLDDYKDLFTPDTPQVTKKVEDFCYAKVIEMLEEAERERLGCPLTPEKPLIRLRVDYSGGFEAFNTSRFSQKFVDRVANPKDIIHFLRRREQKDDFKDEVNVDYSKLLKTTAVEGLRVEDLVKQYFEAAEQTVQLSLLTEQGMGKAIQEFVDKDEKDAIQELITYQLEKTQRHLQARGVTTEQDIDTEVRRFKDSKKNTTEEENEIREAINRAKAHRLERGDEPLDPDISREFTDVAMDYDEGSVPFPSTTRGRGRGGRGRGGRGRGRGAAASEPKPAGRGRSQKSSATTQSRSIMQAFQASSHRPSQTGATTSYTKDELSIDDSDEDISVMKSARPPPRPATSSSSSSFTKYSSQGQSQSSKGVAFDDSDDDDDDQDNPFKGPSHRSRR, encoded by the exons ATGTCCTCTGAGAacacctt GGACGATGAGAATACCTTCAAGATCCTGATTGCTACAGATGTTCACCTCGGTTACCTAGAGAAGGATGCAATCCGCGGCAATGACTCTTATAACACACTGGATGAGATCCTAAAATGTGCCAAGACAAATCAG gTAGATTTCATCCTGCTGGGTGGAGACTTGTTCCATGAGAACAAGCCATCACGGCGATGCCTCCACAACTGCATCACCATGCTCAGACAATACTGCATGGGAGACACGCCCATACAATTCAACATCCTCAGTGACCAGACCGTCAACTTCAACACAACCCA GTTCCCCTGGGTTAACTATCAGGATGAAAACCTGAACATCTCTATTCCTGTGTTCAGCATACATGGCAACCATGATGACCCAACTGGG GCTGAAGGTCTGTGCGCGCTGGATCTGCTAAGTGCTTCTGGTCTGGTCAATCACTTTGGTCACTCCCAGTCAGTGGAGAGGATAGAGATTAGTCCCATTCTCATGCAGAAAGGCAACACGAAGCTGGCATTATATGGTCTcg gtTCTATCCCAGATGAGCGCTTGTACAGGATATTTGTCAACAACCAGGTAACCATGCTTCGACCCAAAGAAGACCAAGATGAGTGGTTTAACCTCTTCACCATCCACCAGAAcag GAGTAAGCACGGTCCCACAAACTACATTCCCGAGCAGTTCCTCGATGACTTTCTTGACCTGGTGGTGTGGGGACACGAGCACGAATGTTTGATAGCACCCGCCAGAAATGAACAACAGCTCTTCTACGTAACCCAGCCTGGCAGCTCTGTAGCGACCTCCCTGTCCCCCGGAGAGGCTACCGAGaa GCACATAGGGCTTCTGAGGGTGAAGGGTCGTAAAATGAACCTGCAAAAGATCCCCCTAAAGACGGTGCGTCAATTCTTAATCCAGGATGTGGTGCTGGATGACTACAAAGACCTCTTCACACCTGATACACCCCAGGTCACAAAGAAGGTGGAGGACTTTTGCTATGCAAAG GTCATAGAGATGTTAGAAGAAGCCGAAAGAGAAAGGCTTGGATGTCCACTTACCCCAGAGAAACCCCTTATTCGCCTGAGG GTGGATTACAGTGGAGGCTTTGAGGCGTTCAACACTTCTCGCTTCAGTCAGAAGTTTGTGGACCGCGTGGCCAACCCAAAAGACATCATTCACTTTCTCAGACGCCGTGAGCAAAAGGATGACTTCAAAG ATGAGGTCAATGTTGACTACAGCAAGCTGTTAAAAACCACAGCAGTTGAGGGACTGAGAGTGGAGGACCTGGTTAAACAGTACTTTGAGGCAGCTGAGcag ACCGTACAGCTGTCGCTGCTGACCGAGCAGGGCATGGGGAAGGCAATTCAGGAGTTTGTAGACAAAGATGAGAAAGATGCCATCCAAGAGCTGATCACTTACCAGCTAGAGAAGACACAGCGCCACCTGCAGGCCAGAGGAGTAACTACAGAACAGGATATAGATACAGAG gtCCGGCGATTCAAAGACTCCAAAAAGAACACAACTGAGGAGGAGAATGAAATCAGAGAG gcTATCAACAGAGCCAAAGCTCACAGATTGGAGCGTGGTGATGAGCCTTTAGACCCGGATATATCCAGGGAATTTACTGATGTTGCTATGGACTATGACGAGGGCTCGGTCCCCTTCCCTTCAACCACGCGAGGTAGAGGGCGAGGAGGAAGGGGACGGGGTGGCcgggggagggggagag GTGCAGCTGCCTCAGAACCAAAGCCAGCCGGCCGGGGTCGTTCCCAGAAATCCTCAGCAACAACTCAAAGCAGAAGCATTATGCAAG CATTTCAAGCTTCATCGCATAGACCATCTCAGACTGGAGCCACCACATCTTACACAAAAGATGAG TTGTCCATTGATGACTCAGATGAAGATATCTCTGTCATGAAATCTGCCCGACCCCCTCCAAG ACCAGCAACATCGTCATCGTCGTCATCCTTCACCAAGTACAGCTCGCAGGGCCAGAGCCAGTCATCTAAAGGAGTTGCATTTGAcgacagtgatgatgatgatgatga tcaggaTAATCCATTCAAAGGCCCCAGCCATCGTTCACGGAGATAA